Within Ipomoea triloba cultivar NCNSP0323 chromosome 9, ASM357664v1, the genomic segment ACACGTATGGCATTTTCTTAAACCTTTCTTTGATGCATCCATTGCTAACTCCTTTTTCCCTTTCATACGCTTACCACTGCCCTTATTTTTGCTTTTCTTGGTGGTAGAATAGATATCTCGGAAGGCTTAGATGACTCACAATAAGACTCTATGACTGCATTCTTCCTATGTGTAGGGGATAAGTCAGCTTGTTCTGTCATCAATATcaatttttgttgtttaatcACTTGTGcaaattcaatcaatttatcaatttttgctTCTTCTGCTAGACCAATACAACACTGCATATCACCCCACAATTGTGCTAACAACACCTTCCTCTCATCCATTCCTACATCTTGATCAAATGTGAGACCATCAATATGGAAGATAGGCTTTAAGGATGCATCCTTAGTCCATAGATTCAGCACATATTTCATAGGGATTTTATCAATGTTCAAATCCTTAAAAACCACAAAAGTGTGGCTACACAACAATCCAATTCTTCCAAATATCTTGCAACTACAAACAGCTTTCTTTTCCGTTACATTGTGCTCCACAGCAAACTTTCTATCACTGCCATCTTTGATCCCATAATATAGTATGCCACCATCTTCTCGAACACTCAAAACTCGAAAATTAAAACATGTTGTGCATATTTACTTCTGAATATCATAGAAAATAGAGTGTGTATACAATTGAATCATGTTTTTCAATGGGCAAAGGTGTCTTCATTTCTGGGATGTTTCCCTCACTATCACTTGTAAGTTTTGCATGATTGTGTCTTTGAGAGTCCAAAGCACGCTCAAATTGCATATAAAACTGGACAAGACTAGAGAGAGGCGTAGTAAATCGACTAAAAACACCATTTTCACCTTCCGAGCGTGATGTAGTCCTCAATAAACCATCCGTATGAACATCTCTGAAATAGGTTGGTATCCAAAATCTACGCAACTCAAACATTTGTACAAACCAGTTGTTATTGACTAAATCAAACTCTTCCATGATTGATTTCCATTCATTCTCGAATTCAAGAGGTTCTAAGTATGAGCTCCACACAGCAGAGTTCAATTTCTTCCTAAAAATATCATTCTTACTTAGCACAGAACCAACCTTTTCACCCACCTTGCACATAATGTGCCACATGCAAAAACGATGCCTAGCTTCATTAAATACTGCTGGAATTGCTTGTCTCATTGCTAGATCTTGATCAGTAACAATTACTTTTCGCTCTGCACCCATTGCTTTCTTAAAGTGTTCAAATAACCAAACATAGGATGCAATGTCCTCTTTTGTTAACAATCCAgctgcaaatgtaatacttttcttGTGGTTATCAATCCTGGTGAATGGTGTAAAAACCATGTCGTAcctacaaaatataatatttaagttATGACACATAAAATAAATGCTCAGGCAGTGATAAAATCGtgttttggaaaataataaacatacacTTTAATAGGAAATGAATGTGCAGTATGTTAAACTAACCTGTTAGTTTGATACGTTGCATCAAAAGATACTACATccccaaaacaaccaaaattCTTTCTTGAAATTGGATCTGCCCAAAAAAGCTTGCATAAGTGCTCATTTTCATCAATGTCATATGCAAAATAAAATGCTTCACACACAtcctttttcttaaaaaaattattcacaaTCATTTGTCCATCAACACCTATTATATATGCTCTAATATCCCTATTGAAGTTCCTAAAGTCAACATTTGTTGCACCTACATTGGAAAAATCACCGACCATCTCCTTGTACAagttaaatgattttgttggcCCAATATTTGCTCGTGCACAATTTGCAATGAACTTTTGATGTCCCACATCAATGTTCCTATTGACCTTTAGAAACTGTTTTGCTAAGATTGATGACATACAGTGGTTATGTCTTTCCTCAAATTTTTTAACAACATAACCAAGACTTCCTATGAATTTGAACACAATTCTGGCTTTGCAACCTGTCCTATTTGAGACTCTTCTCCTCTTTGTAATTGAAGAACTTGATGCTTCATCTATATTCAATGTAGAACTACCGGTAACATTATTATACCCTTCTCTACTATAAAGAATGTACTTTGTTAGAATCATTCCATCCTTAGACTTCATAATAGAACTAGACCTTATATCAAAGTCAACTTTAGCAGCATAGTTCTTGTAAAAGGATACAACAGCGTCTAAAGTATTGAATGTCATACCAATCTTAGGTTTGCTCCCATCTTCACAATTAGGAATCCAATATTCAGTCATCCCCGGTGATATATCCACACTATAACCACCTTCAATGTTACTGGAATTTGCATCAGAAGTATTCAAATTTGTGCCTGATGTGACGCCATTTGGAGATGATGCTAGAAATAGAAGATATAAAATATGGTGTaaatacaaaatgaaaaagttcaaagatataaaatacttttatgctctatagtgcatgtttttgtgcCATACAGAGTGAAAGTAAGTGCTTACCAATGCTCATTCTTATGGataat encodes:
- the LOC116029769 gene encoding protein FAR1-RELATED SEQUENCE 5-like codes for the protein MSIASSPNGVTSGTNLNTSDANSSNIEGGYSVDISPGMTEYWIPNCEDGSKPKIGMTFNTLDAVVSFYKNYAAKVDFDIRSSSIMKSKDGMILTKYILYSREGYNNVTGSSTLNIDEASSSSITKRRRVSNRTGCKARIVFKFIGSLGYVVKKFEERHNHCMSSILAKQFLKVNRNIDVGHQKFIANCARANIGPTKSFNLYKEMVGDFSNVGATNVDFRNFNRDIRAYIIGVDGQMIVNNFFKKKDVCEAFYFAYDIDENEHLCKLFWADPISRKNFGCFGDVVSFDATYQTNRYDMVFTPFTRIDNHKKSITFAAGLLTKEDIASYVWLFEHFKKAMGAERKVIVTDQDLAMRQAIPAVFNEARHRFCMWHIMCKVGEKVGSVLSKNDIFRKKLNSAVWSSYLEPLEFENEWKSIMEEFDLVNNNCVREDGGILYYGIKDGSDRKFAVEHNVTEKKAVCSCKIFGRIGLLCSHTFVVFKDLNIDKIPMKYVLNLWTKDASLKPIFHIDGLTFDQDVGMDERKVLLAQLWGDMQCCIGLAEEAKIDKLIEFAQVIKQQKLILMTEQADLSPTHRKNAVIESYCESSKPSEISILPPRKAKIRAVVSV